In one window of Cellulophaga sp. HaHa_2_95 DNA:
- a CDS encoding S41 family peptidase has product MSVKSYNHQITELHTVEELREDVDYVYAKLKKLHPRLYQFITEEDLDRKFDSLKGTIDAPMASTNFYKKLAPVVSEVRQGHISMSPPFSRFTKKERKLRRKNKFEFYDLAFEKVDDAFLIRDNYGLDSTLVGAEVLAVNKEPIEDLVSNYQHVFSSDGYNTTFKDRFVALRFSGFYLRDKGRLDSLELKLRHKDSVFSKMLRTIPKDSSNVKKMPKDSTIKEPLLTKQEKKDKKRLDKIKRKDNSKYGFDKSKNQCTRNFRFLEQDSMVAYMKIRGFSNGPYSNFYEESFQKIVAAKAKTLVLDLRDNTGGRLDEIALLYAYLTDKEHQFIRKGESKTRIPFHKGLISRRNPFLLNVLGVIVAPVTVPLEYTRTHKKDGVLYYKFKTSKENKKPKELHFDGALYVLINGNSFSASSILSTALKGSGRATFVGEETGGHYNGTVAGISKFIQLPNSKVTISFGMLHIQSPYEHKEVGYGIKPDVRIVPTKENRANDEDPELEWVIKNLKQ; this is encoded by the coding sequence GTGAGTGTAAAGAGCTATAACCATCAAATTACAGAATTGCATACGGTAGAGGAGCTGCGTGAAGATGTAGATTATGTCTATGCCAAATTAAAAAAGCTACATCCTAGGTTGTACCAGTTTATAACGGAGGAAGATTTAGATCGTAAATTTGATAGTTTAAAAGGAACCATAGATGCACCTATGGCTAGTACTAACTTTTATAAGAAGTTGGCGCCGGTAGTTTCAGAGGTGAGACAAGGTCATATTTCTATGAGTCCGCCATTTTCAAGATTTACAAAAAAAGAACGTAAACTACGTAGAAAAAATAAATTTGAATTTTATGATCTTGCTTTTGAGAAGGTGGATGATGCCTTTCTAATAAGAGATAATTATGGTTTAGATAGTACGCTTGTAGGAGCAGAAGTATTAGCGGTGAATAAGGAGCCTATAGAGGATTTGGTGTCTAATTACCAGCATGTATTTTCTTCAGATGGGTATAATACTACGTTTAAAGATAGGTTTGTCGCCTTGCGTTTTTCGGGTTTCTATTTACGAGATAAGGGACGTTTAGATAGCTTGGAGTTAAAACTTAGGCATAAAGATTCTGTTTTCTCAAAAATGCTGAGGACCATTCCAAAAGATTCTTCAAATGTAAAGAAAATGCCAAAAGACTCCACCATAAAAGAGCCTCTACTTACAAAGCAAGAGAAGAAGGATAAAAAGCGTTTGGATAAAATTAAGAGAAAGGATAATTCTAAATACGGTTTTGACAAAAGTAAAAACCAGTGTACGCGCAATTTTAGGTTTCTAGAGCAAGATAGTATGGTAGCGTATATGAAAATCAGAGGGTTCTCAAATGGTCCGTACTCCAATTTTTATGAAGAATCTTTTCAAAAGATAGTGGCTGCTAAAGCTAAAACACTGGTATTAGATCTCCGAGATAATACAGGAGGTAGGTTAGATGAGATAGCTCTTTTGTATGCTTACTTAACAGATAAAGAACATCAATTTATACGTAAGGGAGAAAGTAAAACCAGAATCCCTTTTCATAAAGGACTTATATCTCGTAGAAATCCCTTTTTGTTAAATGTGCTTGGTGTTATTGTAGCACCAGTTACCGTACCGTTAGAATATACAAGAACGCATAAGAAAGATGGTGTATTATATTATAAGTTCAAAACGTCTAAAGAGAATAAAAAGCCCAAAGAGCTCCATTTTGATGGAGCGTTATATGTTTTAATTAATGGAAATTCTTTTTCTGCATCTTCAATTCTTTCAACGGCCTTAAAAGGTTCAGGTAGGGCAACATTTGTGGGCGAAGAAACAGGGGGGCACTATAACGGAACAGTTGCGGGAATTAGTAAGTTTATTCAGTTGCCAAATTCAAAAGTGACGATCAGTTTTGGAATGTTACACATACAATCTCCCTACGAACATAAAGAAGTAGGATACGGTATAAAGCCAGATGTGCGTATTGTTCCCACCAAAGAAAATAGGGCTAACGATGAAGACCCAGAACTAGAATGGGTAATAAAAAATCTCAAGCAATAG
- a CDS encoding succinylglutamate desuccinylase/aspartoacylase family protein, producing MPNKKIRVLGQLILPGETHQLSLNIAKLHTGSTIEVPVIVSRAKESGPTLLLTGGIHGNEINGVEIVRKIISEKYHIPTAGMTICIPVVNVFGFLSQTREFPDGRDLNRVFPGSLRGSLASRFAYHIVKEIVPHIDYCIDFHTGGDSRFNAPQIRIGKNDIESLELAKIFGTRFIITSAKREKSFRETLNKLNKKVLLFEGGKSLNINNEVSKIGLTGALKVMQQLGIRNFQKEIATLKPLKETTYLVSDSAWIRAKFSGLFHPTVQLGQFVNVGDNLGSLSDPFGYFEKKQKATFSGHIICVNQSPIVNQGDAIVHITKNEDPIT from the coding sequence ATGCCGAATAAAAAAATTAGAGTTTTAGGCCAACTTATCTTACCTGGTGAAACACATCAATTATCGCTAAATATAGCAAAACTACATACAGGCTCTACTATAGAAGTACCTGTTATAGTTTCAAGAGCTAAAGAAAGTGGCCCAACACTATTACTAACCGGCGGTATTCACGGTAATGAAATTAACGGTGTTGAGATTGTTCGAAAAATTATATCAGAAAAATACCATATTCCCACAGCTGGCATGACTATTTGCATCCCTGTGGTGAATGTTTTCGGATTTCTTAGCCAAACTAGAGAATTTCCTGATGGTAGAGATTTGAATCGTGTTTTCCCAGGAAGTCTTCGCGGATCCCTCGCCAGCAGGTTTGCGTACCATATTGTAAAAGAGATTGTTCCACATATTGATTACTGTATCGATTTTCATACGGGAGGCGATAGTCGTTTTAACGCACCGCAAATCAGAATTGGAAAAAATGATATAGAAAGCTTAGAGCTAGCTAAAATATTTGGCACTAGATTTATCATTACCTCAGCCAAAAGAGAAAAATCTTTTAGAGAGACCTTAAATAAGTTGAACAAGAAAGTACTCTTATTTGAAGGTGGAAAATCTTTAAACATCAATAATGAAGTTTCTAAGATTGGCTTAACTGGTGCCCTTAAAGTCATGCAACAATTGGGAATTCGTAATTTTCAAAAAGAAATAGCCACTCTAAAACCGCTAAAAGAAACTACGTATTTGGTGAGCGACTCTGCATGGATAAGAGCTAAATTCTCTGGTCTTTTTCACCCAACAGTACAACTAGGGCAGTTCGTAAATGTTGGAGACAATTTGGGAAGCTTGTCTGATCCGTTTGGTTATTTTGAGAAAAAACAAAAAGCAACTTTTTCAGGTCACATCATCTGTGTTAATCAATCTCCTATCGTTAATCAAGGGGATGCTATTGTACATATTACCAAAAATGAAGACCCTATAACCTAA
- a CDS encoding type IX secretion system membrane protein PorP/SprF translates to MKNLNIKIGGVLVLLLGALHFSYGQREPQYTQYMYNIGSFNPAYVGTLENTEITGSYRAQWISVDGAPTSMRLGVNMPFSNEKNGLGFNIINDELGPSTQTYFDLAYSFQIKVSDNTKLSFGVDAGGSLLNVDYNKGSFEVMGEPLLNSETSFNKFYPTIGAGLFLYGDNWYTGVSVPNFLTDIVYNDEVSVFIEDKPQFNFIGGYVFELSDDLKFKPALLLNYLEGLPLNANISTNFLISDVVTLGAAYRFDNAVSGLAGVQVSNSMYVGYSYDYSVNGFSNYNDGSHEVVLKFFFGRGGDKKNKNNGNTKGKPKQIDTPRFF, encoded by the coding sequence ATGAAAAATTTGAATATAAAAATAGGTGGCGTACTTGTGCTATTGCTAGGAGCGCTACACTTTTCCTACGGGCAACGCGAGCCCCAGTACACGCAATACATGTATAATATAGGGAGCTTTAATCCAGCATATGTGGGTACCTTAGAAAATACAGAAATAACGGGTTCCTATAGAGCGCAATGGATTTCTGTGGATGGTGCACCCACTAGCATGCGTTTAGGCGTTAACATGCCTTTTTCTAACGAAAAAAACGGATTAGGATTTAATATTATTAATGATGAATTAGGACCATCTACACAAACATATTTTGATTTAGCGTATTCTTTCCAAATAAAAGTTTCCGATAACACAAAACTTTCTTTTGGAGTAGATGCGGGTGGATCCTTGCTGAATGTGGATTATAATAAAGGTAGTTTTGAAGTTATGGGAGAACCGCTTCTTAACTCAGAAACTTCCTTTAACAAATTTTATCCAACCATAGGGGCTGGATTATTTTTATATGGTGATAACTGGTATACCGGTGTTTCTGTTCCAAATTTTTTGACCGATATTGTTTACAATGATGAGGTTTCTGTGTTTATAGAAGATAAACCTCAATTCAATTTTATTGGAGGGTATGTATTTGAGTTGTCAGACGATCTTAAGTTTAAGCCCGCCCTGCTTTTAAATTATTTAGAAGGCTTGCCATTAAATGCAAATATCTCTACCAATTTTTTAATTAGTGATGTGGTAACTTTAGGCGCTGCATACAGGTTTGATAATGCGGTAAGTGGTTTAGCTGGGGTGCAGGTATCCAATAGTATGTATGTGGGCTATTCTTATGATTATTCTGTAAATGGTTTTTCTAACTATAATGATGGGTCACATGAGGTAGTGCTTAAATTCTTTTTTGGTAGAGGCGGTGATAAGAAGAATAAAAATAATGGGAATACCAAAGGCAAACCAAAACAGATAGATACACCAAGATTCTTTTAA
- a CDS encoding OmpA family protein has product MKMKLKAILLFLLMFSAFTYAQKKSKGDYFFFEYAYKDAIKEYTKELSKNSLSNQQYLNLADSYLKVGNYSKAAQLYEKQYQKDTTLTTPYINKLLLSISKTKSREEFTSYTENFSSFFSKELKDNADFNFEILEDNTNKDQDFLLFNCYLNSPQADFSPAFYKDELLFTSGRTKVKGKIYEPSGESYLDIYSGKVQTDGDVTVPAVFKKVATSKYHKATPYYSDALKGVIYMLSNADGDDLLFDNNGKNTLAIGLVGEKGNFEYLLRDLSTSFYYPYYEAGTSKLYFAANFEGGFGGTDIYYVHTNNGQIMSAPINLGPKINSSGNEIAPFIFEGSLFFSSDIFYGLGGMDMYTSNITTDGFSTPVNLGKGINSTYDDFGFIIKKNEADGLYVGYFSSNREGGKGKDDIYGFKVAEKPGLKTIVVKGVVVNPANNRAIDEASITLLDEAENILKQDVSDAEGNYEFEIPFRKGYAVKAYKKGHGRFYEKFLQEEEVKAVTQNVKIGLPFIQDVVEEKENKTVIKLQKFYFAKGSSTITPAIASELDKVAAVVVNFPNIRLKVESHTNSRGSDARNLALSQDRATAAKNYLLSKGVATDNIAEYIGYGENLVINQCKNGVYCLEFLHNQNDRTLITVLNYDELN; this is encoded by the coding sequence ATGAAAATGAAACTAAAAGCCATCCTATTATTTTTACTGATGTTTAGTGCATTTACCTATGCACAGAAGAAATCTAAAGGCGACTATTTCTTTTTTGAGTATGCCTATAAAGATGCTATTAAGGAATATACCAAAGAGTTGTCTAAAAATAGCCTCTCTAATCAGCAATACTTAAACCTAGCAGATTCTTATTTAAAGGTTGGCAACTATTCGAAAGCAGCTCAGTTGTACGAGAAACAATACCAGAAAGATACGACCCTAACTACTCCATACATTAATAAATTGTTATTGTCTATTAGTAAAACTAAAAGCAGGGAAGAATTTACAAGTTATACGGAGAACTTTTCTAGTTTTTTTTCTAAAGAATTGAAAGATAACGCCGATTTTAATTTTGAGATTTTAGAGGATAATACCAATAAAGATCAAGATTTTCTTCTTTTTAATTGTTATTTAAATAGTCCACAAGCAGATTTTTCTCCTGCATTTTATAAAGATGAATTACTATTTACTAGTGGTCGTACAAAAGTCAAAGGAAAAATCTATGAGCCTTCTGGAGAATCCTATTTAGATATTTATTCTGGAAAAGTACAAACAGATGGGGATGTAACGGTGCCTGCAGTATTTAAAAAGGTGGCAACTTCTAAATATCATAAGGCTACCCCTTATTATTCTGATGCATTAAAAGGTGTCATCTATATGCTGTCAAACGCAGATGGCGATGATTTACTCTTTGATAATAATGGCAAAAATACGCTGGCCATTGGGTTAGTAGGTGAAAAGGGAAATTTTGAATACTTACTAAGAGATTTAAGCACTTCGTTTTATTACCCATATTATGAAGCAGGAACAAGTAAACTATATTTTGCAGCAAATTTTGAAGGCGGCTTTGGAGGAACAGATATTTACTATGTCCATACCAATAATGGGCAAATTATGTCTGCTCCTATTAATTTAGGACCAAAAATAAATTCTTCTGGGAATGAGATTGCACCTTTTATTTTTGAAGGTAGTTTGTTTTTCTCTTCTGATATTTTTTATGGTTTAGGAGGGATGGATATGTATACTTCAAATATAACTACAGATGGTTTTAGTACCCCTGTGAATCTTGGTAAAGGAATTAATAGTACTTATGATGATTTCGGTTTTATTATTAAAAAGAATGAAGCAGATGGTCTTTATGTAGGGTATTTTTCTTCCAATAGAGAAGGAGGTAAGGGTAAGGATGATATTTATGGTTTTAAAGTAGCGGAAAAACCAGGTTTGAAAACTATTGTTGTCAAAGGTGTAGTTGTGAACCCAGCTAATAACCGTGCCATAGATGAAGCTAGTATTACGTTACTAGATGAGGCTGAAAATATTCTTAAGCAAGATGTAAGTGATGCTGAAGGTAATTATGAATTCGAAATTCCGTTTAGAAAAGGCTATGCTGTAAAAGCGTATAAGAAAGGACACGGACGTTTTTATGAAAAGTTCCTTCAGGAGGAAGAAGTAAAAGCTGTTACGCAAAATGTAAAAATTGGTTTGCCTTTTATTCAGGATGTGGTAGAAGAAAAAGAAAATAAAACAGTCATCAAGTTACAGAAATTCTATTTCGCGAAGGGTTCAAGCACCATTACGCCTGCAATTGCTTCAGAATTAGATAAAGTAGCTGCTGTCGTTGTGAATTTCCCTAATATTAGACTTAAGGTAGAATCACACACCAATAGCCGTGGAAGCGATGCTAGAAACTTAGCATTGTCACAAGACAGAGCTACAGCGGCTAAGAATTACTTACTGAGTAAAGGTGTAGCAACTGATAATATAGCAGAATACATTGGATATGGAGAAAACCTAGTAATAAATCAATGTAAAAATGGTGTTTACTGCTTAGAGTTCTTGCATAACCAGAATGATAGGACTTTAATTACCGTACTAAACTATGATGAGTTGAATTAA
- a CDS encoding vancomycin high temperature exclusion protein — translation MLKRILKVIAVSIVFFFAILFICNYIIDTSTEEQTYTSVDKIPTNKVGLILGTAKRLVSGHPNPYYTNRITATIALYKANKIKFVLVSGDNGSIYYNEPKAIKKDLIKGGIPEDKIFLDYAGFRTLDSMMRAKHVFGLTSVTVISQEFHNDRAIYLAHKKGLKAIGFNAKDITGKNGLKVQLREYFARVKVFLDLLTNKQPKFYGEKIEIK, via the coding sequence ATGCTTAAAAGAATTCTAAAAGTAATTGCCGTAAGTATCGTGTTCTTTTTTGCGATACTATTTATATGCAATTACATTATTGATACGTCTACAGAAGAACAAACATACACATCAGTAGATAAAATACCTACCAATAAAGTTGGCCTAATTTTAGGAACTGCGAAGAGACTGGTATCTGGTCATCCCAATCCCTACTACACGAATAGAATTACCGCTACTATAGCCTTGTATAAGGCTAATAAAATAAAATTTGTACTCGTAAGTGGCGATAACGGAAGTATTTATTACAATGAACCTAAAGCTATTAAAAAGGATCTGATAAAAGGCGGAATTCCTGAAGATAAAATATTTTTAGACTATGCCGGATTCAGAACGCTAGATTCCATGATGCGCGCAAAACATGTTTTTGGACTTACTAGCGTTACGGTAATTTCTCAAGAATTTCACAATGACAGAGCCATTTACCTAGCCCATAAGAAAGGCTTAAAGGCCATAGGGTTCAATGCCAAAGACATCACCGGAAAAAACGGACTTAAAGTGCAATTACGAGAATATTTTGCACGTGTAAAAGTGTTTTTAGATCTACTAACAAATAAGCAACCTAAGTTTTACGGGGAAAAAATTGAGATAAAATAA
- the rimK gene encoding 30S ribosomal protein S6--L-glutamate ligase, translating into MKIVILSANQNLYSTKRLIEAGEKKGHEMVVVNHTKCDLVIEKKRPCIVYKGEEITDVDGVIPRIGASVTFYGTAVVRQFEMMKVFTATESQALVRSRDKLRSLQILSRAGLGLPKTVFSNYSKDVSGVIDKVGGAPLVIKLLEGTQGLGVVLADNRNSAESILEAFNGLQARVIVQEFIKEAKGADIRAFVVDGVVVGAMKRQGKEGEFRSNLHRGGTANIIELTDEEENAALKAAKCLGLGIAGVDMLQSSRGPLILEVNSSPGLEGIEIATGKNIAGHIIKYVERNAE; encoded by the coding sequence ATGAAAATTGTAATCCTATCCGCAAATCAAAATCTGTATTCTACAAAAAGACTCATTGAAGCAGGTGAAAAAAAGGGACATGAAATGGTTGTCGTTAACCATACTAAATGCGACTTAGTCATTGAAAAAAAAAGACCTTGTATTGTTTACAAAGGAGAAGAAATTACCGATGTAGATGGCGTAATTCCTAGAATTGGAGCTTCTGTAACTTTTTATGGTACAGCAGTTGTTAGGCAATTTGAAATGATGAAAGTCTTTACCGCAACGGAATCTCAGGCATTGGTGAGATCTAGAGATAAACTAAGAAGCTTACAAATTTTATCTAGAGCAGGATTGGGCTTACCCAAAACTGTTTTTAGTAATTACTCTAAAGACGTTAGCGGTGTAATTGATAAAGTAGGGGGAGCACCTCTTGTAATAAAATTATTAGAAGGTACTCAAGGCCTAGGTGTAGTTCTAGCAGATAATCGTAATTCTGCTGAATCTATTTTAGAAGCCTTTAATGGGCTACAAGCACGAGTTATCGTTCAAGAGTTCATCAAAGAAGCAAAAGGCGCAGATATTAGAGCTTTTGTTGTTGACGGAGTTGTTGTTGGCGCTATGAAAAGACAAGGTAAAGAAGGTGAATTTAGATCTAACTTACACCGTGGCGGTACAGCCAATATTATAGAATTGACAGATGAAGAAGAAAATGCAGCTCTAAAAGCCGCTAAATGTTTAGGCTTAGGTATTGCAGGTGTAGATATGCTACAGTCTTCTCGTGGCCCATTAATATTAGAAGTAAATTCTTCTCCCGGATTAGAAGGTATTGAAATTGCTACAGGAAAGAATATTGCAGGACATATTATAAAATACGTTGAAAGAAATGCCGAATAA
- a CDS encoding gliding motility-associated C-terminal domain-containing protein — MNTLCQPIDRTSCANYFTRLVLIIGFIFLPLFLSAQSTVVVAATDAIATEGTPANDTGVFEIDLGSVNTTGGNVVVNFVFSGTATSGTDYTDLGSNVSIPNGVRTAQLTLIPADDALFEGNESVQIRLTSTDNIEFTVAGNSSSDALITLVDNDGCSAGAIAPPVINNIPTRYCSGVEVDLSSFVTRAAPSGTTLRWSTDATPDPDDEASFLDASIITSGGNFYGFYYGTENGNACISPVVSIPTISFDTAPSLGVLSSNNQACNQGFFGATIDLDSALTGETTGGVWNLIQAPSGQSTSINGANRVNYFGQPSGSYMYTYTPSYAGAPSCPVESIEVTIFVTECTPCDAGNTPPQLNTDVPTEFCVVEGETISQDLAAYTDSTAPAGTQLVWSRSNDYTRMDVYLTSTVVSQEGTFYAFFLNDEGTPDDSDDDCASPVLSVSLVVNEKPEIAATENALCSEGIMTLEATATAGSVINWYATMDSTTPLEENTGSFTTPNLTQTTTYYAEAVLGSCPSDRIPVIATISNEPVVQASTTLLNVCNVAGADLPNVIDLNTGLTQNVSGTWVITSDPTNGLTISGTDTVDFINAPEGNYTFTFTTDTAVAPCSDASVTITVTVVECILDTDEDGLTDSQENELGTNPNNVDSDDDGILDAMEVGDDLENPLDEDNDGIIDALDSNTLDSDSDGIVDQLDPGNFNPCIPNTSAGACDRECGVLFNQFSPNSDGINDTLTISCIESYPNNSIEIFDRYGNQVFKAERYQNNWSGTSKNGDLPKGTYYYVLNLGDSSPITKGWIQIIR; from the coding sequence ATGAATACCCTATGCCAACCAATTGATAGGACTAGTTGCGCCAACTATTTTACGCGCTTAGTACTTATCATCGGATTTATATTTTTACCACTCTTCCTATCCGCACAGTCTACCGTGGTTGTTGCTGCAACAGATGCTATAGCAACAGAAGGAACACCGGCCAATGACACAGGTGTTTTTGAAATAGATTTAGGCTCCGTGAATACTACAGGAGGTAATGTGGTAGTAAATTTCGTTTTTAGTGGTACCGCAACTTCAGGTACAGATTATACAGACCTTGGATCCAATGTTAGTATTCCAAATGGTGTTAGAACTGCTCAATTAACTTTAATTCCTGCAGATGATGCCTTATTTGAAGGAAATGAAAGTGTGCAAATTAGATTAACAAGTACTGATAATATAGAATTTACGGTAGCAGGAAACTCTAGTAGTGATGCTCTAATTACTTTAGTAGACAATGATGGATGTAGTGCAGGAGCAATAGCTCCGCCAGTTATAAACAATATTCCTACACGATATTGTTCAGGGGTTGAGGTAGATTTATCTAGTTTTGTAACAAGAGCAGCACCGTCCGGAACCACCTTACGTTGGAGTACAGACGCTACTCCAGATCCAGACGATGAAGCTTCATTTCTAGATGCTTCAATTATTACTTCAGGAGGAAATTTTTACGGATTCTATTATGGTACAGAAAATGGGAACGCATGTATTTCACCTGTTGTAAGTATACCAACCATTAGTTTTGATACCGCTCCTTCTTTAGGTGTACTAAGCAGTAATAATCAAGCGTGTAATCAAGGTTTTTTTGGTGCTACTATAGATTTGGACTCTGCTCTTACCGGAGAAACCACCGGTGGAGTATGGAATTTAATACAAGCTCCTTCGGGTCAGAGCACTTCAATCAATGGGGCAAATAGAGTAAATTATTTTGGGCAACCATCTGGCTCTTATATGTATACGTATACACCAAGTTATGCAGGTGCACCTTCTTGTCCTGTAGAGAGTATAGAGGTTACTATTTTTGTTACAGAATGTACTCCTTGTGATGCAGGAAATACACCTCCTCAGTTAAATACGGATGTGCCAACAGAATTTTGTGTGGTTGAAGGGGAAACGATAAGTCAGGATTTAGCAGCATATACAGACAGCACAGCGCCCGCTGGTACGCAATTGGTTTGGAGTAGGAGTAATGATTATACCAGAATGGATGTGTACTTAACCTCTACGGTAGTTTCTCAAGAGGGTACCTTTTATGCCTTCTTTTTAAATGATGAAGGAACTCCAGATGATAGTGATGATGATTGTGCAAGTCCAGTACTATCTGTTTCACTTGTAGTCAATGAAAAGCCAGAAATAGCAGCAACGGAAAATGCTTTATGTTCTGAAGGGATTATGACCTTAGAAGCAACAGCAACGGCAGGTAGTGTTATCAATTGGTACGCTACTATGGATAGTACAACGCCATTAGAGGAAAATACGGGTAGTTTTACCACGCCAAACTTAACACAGACAACTACTTATTATGCAGAAGCAGTATTGGGAAGTTGTCCATCAGATCGTATTCCGGTTATCGCAACCATTAGTAATGAACCTGTAGTTCAGGCATCAACAACACTGTTAAATGTGTGTAACGTTGCCGGTGCAGATCTTCCGAATGTAATAGATTTAAATACAGGACTAACTCAAAATGTTTCAGGAACATGGGTAATTACGTCCGACCCTACCAATGGATTAACAATCTCTGGAACAGATACTGTAGATTTTATAAATGCTCCTGAAGGCAATTACACCTTTACGTTTACAACAGATACTGCCGTGGCACCTTGTTCAGATGCTTCTGTTACGATTACCGTGACCGTAGTAGAATGTATTTTAGATACAGATGAAGATGGATTAACAGATAGTCAGGAAAATGAACTAGGAACCAATCCAAATAATGTAGATTCCGATGACGATGGTATTTTAGATGCTATGGAAGTAGGTGACGATTTGGAAAACCCGCTAGATGAAGATAATGACGGCATTATAGATGCTTTAGATTCTAATACACTAGATAGTGATTCGGATGGTATTGTAGATCAATTAGATCCTGGGAATTTTAATCCTTGTATTCCTAACACTTCTGCAGGAGCTTGTGATCGTGAATGTGGCGTGTTATTTAATCAGTTTTCGCCAAATAGCGATGGAATAAATGATACCTTAACGATCAGTTGTATAGAAAGCTACCCAAACAATAGTATAGAAATATTTGATCGCTACGGAAATCAAGTATTTAAAGCAGAACGCTATCAAAATAACTGGAGTGGAACGAGTAAAAACGGAGACCTTCCAAAAGGAACATATTATTACGTTTTGAATTTAGGTGATTCGTCGCCAATTACCAAAGGGTGGATTCAAATTATTAGATAA
- a CDS encoding phosphatase PAP2 family protein: protein MLEELVKIDQDIFLYLNGLGTPTWDGLWIYLSRTLSLVTIPIYVFMLYYTYRSFGLKKTIYIVIAVVALLLSTEQLSIIVKNSVARLRPCHDEYISLLMRNVRNHCGGKFGYFSAHAANSSALAGFFSLLFYKKNKLILSGLASWALLVSYSRIYLGVHYPLDIITGLTVGTTLSFLYIFLLKKLPIFKNSYFI from the coding sequence ATGCTAGAAGAGCTTGTTAAAATTGATCAAGACATTTTTTTATATTTAAACGGACTTGGCACACCTACCTGGGACGGATTATGGATATATCTATCTAGAACATTAAGCTTGGTTACTATTCCTATTTACGTATTCATGCTCTACTACACCTATAGAAGTTTTGGGCTCAAAAAAACTATCTATATTGTAATTGCGGTTGTAGCACTACTATTAAGCACAGAACAACTATCGATTATTGTAAAAAATAGCGTAGCCAGATTAAGACCTTGTCATGACGAATACATTAGTCTTCTCATGCGAAATGTAAGAAATCATTGTGGTGGCAAATTTGGGTATTTTTCTGCCCACGCAGCTAACTCTTCAGCCTTAGCGGGATTCTTTAGTTTACTTTTTTACAAGAAAAATAAATTGATACTTTCAGGATTAGCATCTTGGGCACTCCTCGTAAGTTATAGTCGCATTTATCTAGGAGTACACTACCCTTTAGATATCATTACTGGATTAACTGTTGGCACAACATTGAGTTTCCTATACATTTTTCTACTCAAAAAACTACCTATTTTCAAGAACTCATATTTTATTTAA
- the fabD gene encoding ACP S-malonyltransferase — protein MNAYIFPGQGAQFVGMGLDLYENYPIAQELFERANEILGFSITDIMFEGTPEALKETKVTQPAIFLHSVIMSKVMGDAFKPDMVAGHSLGEFSALVANGTLNFEDGLKLVSQRALAMQKACELQPSTMAAVLALADDVVEKICVEVPGVVVAANYNCPGQLVISGEVEAVTIACEKMKEAGARRALMLPVGGAFHSPLMEPAREELAAAIENTVFNTPSCPIYQNVSTTAIMDSEEIKQNLISQLTAPVKWTQSVQNMIKGGATQFIEVGPGKVLQGLVKKIDSSAEAKSAEIV, from the coding sequence ATGAATGCATATATTTTCCCAGGTCAAGGAGCACAATTTGTAGGAATGGGTTTAGACCTTTATGAAAATTATCCTATTGCTCAAGAACTTTTTGAAAGAGCAAATGAAATTTTAGGCTTTAGTATCACAGACATTATGTTTGAAGGTACTCCAGAAGCCTTAAAGGAAACAAAAGTAACACAACCCGCTATTTTTCTTCATTCTGTTATAATGAGTAAGGTGATGGGGGATGCTTTTAAACCAGATATGGTTGCTGGGCATTCATTAGGGGAGTTTTCTGCTTTAGTAGCAAACGGAACCTTAAATTTTGAAGACGGACTTAAATTGGTTTCTCAAAGAGCCTTAGCCATGCAAAAAGCTTGCGAATTACAGCCGAGTACTATGGCTGCAGTTTTAGCATTGGCAGATGATGTCGTGGAAAAAATATGTGTAGAAGTACCTGGTGTTGTTGTAGCGGCAAACTATAACTGCCCAGGGCAATTAGTTATTTCTGGAGAAGTAGAAGCGGTTACTATTGCTTGTGAGAAGATGAAAGAAGCTGGTGCTCGTAGAGCGCTTATGTTACCGGTAGGTGGTGCTTTTCATTCTCCGTTAATGGAGCCTGCTAGAGAAGAGTTGGCAGCGGCAATTGAAAATACTGTTTTTAATACACCTTCGTGCCCTATTTACCAAAATGTAAGCACAACGGCAATTATGGATTCAGAAGAAATTAAACAAAATCTTATTTCTCAATTAACGGCTCCTGTAAAATGGACGCAAAGTGTTCAGAATATGATTAAAGGTGGTGCTACTCAGTTTATTGAAGTAGGACCAGGAAAAGTTTTGCAAGGTTTGGTGAAGAAAATAGATTCAAGTGCTGAAGCTAAATCTGCTGAAATTGTTTAA